CCCGAAAGAACCCAAAGACCTCTGGAATGAGCTGCAAGGCTATATACCGAAGATGGTTTATTTCCATCGTAAGCATTCTCCCAGTAGTTGAGTAATATTCCAGCCTTCGTTACTGTATCCACAAAGGGATGTCTCTGTGCAACAGTCAGGGAGAGATCACCATTAATGctaggaaaaaaatcatacTTCCTTATATATCCGTCTTCCCCACCAGTGAAAAGCCATTTTAAATCCGATGTGAAAGCAAATGCGTTTATGCTGGTAGCCATAGGGATTGCCAGGGTAGGCACCACATCATAAAAGCTGGCCGTTGAAgccttttgttttaatttctcAAGTGGATTTTCCTTTGGTGTTTCTTCagtttccttcttttcagAGGTTTGCTCAGTATCTTCATCGTTTTCGTTTTCATCTTCCATTGTATCCATCTCCACGTCTTCTTCACCGGACTTCTCATCAACCGCGTCTACATCctcatcttctttttcgttCATTACATTTTCTTCAGGATTTTTATCCTGATCCATATCCGCATCATCATCGTCTTCTGGATAAAGTCCTAGATTTGAAGTCAGTAAGAAGTGATATCTCGTTTATAAAACGAACCGTCAGAAGGTAGCAACATTGGATATGAAAAGGACTCACTCTCTTCTGCTTCcatctttaaaatatacaCAAAAAGAGTTGTAACCTTAAAATGCTGCAATGCAGCAACAAtatgttttgtttacgttCCCTCTGAGATattaaaaggaattatAAGTTTAAGACCGTTGAATATATTTAGCGTAGACGCTATACCTcaataaaaagctttaataAAGTCTTAAGTTTCACTGAATGTTACCATTAGAGTACAACTAAACGATCCTTATTTCGTTTAAGATAAATAAGTAGCGAGAGAAAACACTATTCCGCAATGAACATTAGGTAAATGAATGGGGAAGTTTGACAAGGTaaactttgttttttataatcaATCTACTTTCATAGAAAAAATAGGAAGCACTTTCTCTTTGGAAACATATTTCTGTTATTCGCCGTAGCACCCAGTATACTACTTTTATGGTTTCACGTCGCCCGTACTAAgaaacaacaaaaagatTGATACTTATGGCAGGTatgttgaaaaatcaaGTATTAGAATATGTGTTTTAACAAACTTGTAAGTGATCTATTAAACTTATAACCTCTGGGGCTTGCAAGCAGTCAAAAATTTAGTAACTTTTAACTAAAGaaatattgaaattgaccgtaaaatataattaaaattaaaaggcTTTAAGTTTATATAAAAGTTTACGGCGAAAGAATTCAGGACAAAAAGATAAACCGAGAATTTCGCGCACATAGTTCTACAATTAAGAAGAAGATATAAACAAGTTTCacaaattattatattagATCGAGTAAATTTCCAGTAACAAATACTTTGGTTAAAACTAAAGAAACAAACACCACATATTCTATACCCTTCTAGCATTGCTCCAATAAAGCCTTCAACTTAGGTTGCTTTTGAGCGAAGAGATCcgacttttttaaagatagTTGATAGAGCTGTCGTACAGATTCAGTGTCAGGGAATGTATcggaaattttttcatttactttgCTTAATAATCTTTTCAGTTCCGTTCTTGATAACTCTAGTAATTGTTGGCAACACTATTAAATTGTTAATCATTAAATTCCTGTTatattcaaagaaataataaataaagttaaAAGCAGGGATAAATTACCTTTGAGATTCCGAACCAACCATGGAAATACTCTTCGCAAATTTCAACCGAGCGACAATAATGCTTCAACGAAAACCAATAGTTAGTTGCATTACTTTGagccaaaacaaaatataaatcTCCCAATCGAGCAAAAAGTCGAGGCTCGAAAGGCTGAAGCAACACCATTTCTTCATAACAAAATATAGCACTTTCAAACCTATACAATCAATTAGAATTCAGAGATAAACAGAAATTCTTTATGACTTACGCTTCCACTGACACGTATATATCGGCAAGTTCTGCCCATGCCTCCAAGTCATtataaaaagtatcaaGATAATTAATGAGTCCTTGAATACATTCTTTCGTTTGTCCCATAGAACGCAATAAAGCCAATTTTCGTTTGTAGATGACCTGATGAAGTTAGCTTAGATAGCAGCGAATTGATATAGTATAAGCCAAGGCATGTAATCTTACCGTATGAGTTGGATCTTCTGAAAGCTTAGAATTGTAAT
This region of Schizosaccharomyces pombe strain 972h- genome assembly, chromosome: II genomic DNA includes:
- the oca3 gene encoding TPR repeat-containing protein Oca3; the encoded protein is MSNSILKVPDQNPQEIVALFSQQEAYAKLGKYKDEIWDVYQKVFIAALTTGETVLAKKCWNRLNDRFHKSPRVEGLYGMFLEATASEKDAMSYYNSKLSEDPTHTVIYKRKLALLRSMGQTKECIQGLINYLDTFYNDLEAWAELADIYVSVEAFESAIFCYEEMVLLQPFEPRLFARLGDLYFVLAQSNATNYWFSLKHYCRSVEICEEYFHGWFGISKCCQQLLELSRTELKRLLSKVNEKISDTFPDTESVRQLYQLSLKKSDLFAQKQPKLKALLEQC